Part of the Pelobates fuscus isolate aPelFus1 chromosome 12, aPelFus1.pri, whole genome shotgun sequence genome, TTTCTCCTCTCCTGCtcggttaatagcttgctagaccctacaggagcctcctgtatgtaattaaagttcaatttgcagacCAGGAGATAAAACCTTTTAAAGTTAGTTACatcagattgaaaatgaaactattttgttttcattcaggttgtgtcaatcacagccagggtaggactagcaagggctgcataaacagaaacaaaagtgatttaacttctacatggcagttaattgagcagtaaaactacagaggcatgatctatacacccaaactgcttcattaagctaaagttgttttggtgactatagtgtccctttaaaccctaaACAGTTAGGAGTGCAtggttgtagtgaattgaaatctggaaaagcatatttaaaatgtgTACTAATTCTCCAGCTCATCGCAACTcacagcttagtgaataaaccccagagAGTTAACGATAGCTCGAATGACTAAATGGCAAAACCAAAGTGACACGAGAAACATCTCGAAGGCTGCTGAATGTTCTGGATAATAACAGAATTTCTGTTACAGGCAATGATGACAGAGGATTCACCACCCCTCATTGTCACAGTTTCCAAGCCGCCCTGCAATCTTCCCACATATAGCGCTCAGTAATGTTCCACGCAGGTTGCTATGGAGATGTGTGTCATTATTAGCATCCTCTGTCTGATAATTTACATGCGTACGGCGTTACATAAGGAAGAGCAGAGAGAGCCAACATAACACTTCCAAATTATTTCATTTAACGATGAGAGGAGTGTTTATGCAACGGCCGGAAGGGAAATGCTTGTTATGTAACCattgagaaaagaaaaataaagttaaacTTTATCAAGCTTCCTGTACTTTAGAAAATTAAATAGAAatctacacacaaatataaatacatgCGCACAGGTGTGTATATTGCATAAACACAAGCATAATGAATTTTAGAAAGATGATTGCATTCCTGGGATTTTTATGTAAGAAAATGACAAAATAATGCAATATTTCGTTATGGACAACAAACTTTTCACAAATTACAGTGTTGTACCACATATCTTTGAATGATTCTCTAATATATGTAAATTCTATATTATTCAAGTGTGATCCTGTGAGTTCAATTACCTATAATTTTTGTTGCCCTCTTTGCAAGAAGTAAATTGTTCTAGTGATGGGCAGTTTCTCTTAATTTGTTCTCATCGATTATCCTTAGTTTTTTATCAGACCATTTTACCATTTCACTGTATTATCATATCAACAATTTAAATTTATTCACACTTGTTATCATACCTGTTGGTCCCATATTTCTATATCACTATTTTGGAAATCGACTGGCTTCACTGTTTTGAAATAGCATTGCTTATTAGACTGTATTCACACTTGCTATCAATATGAAAAGtaaactgaaaataaagatttattaaacatattaatTCGAATttcagttaataaataaaaaaagtgtctGTCTCAGTCAGTGAAGGAGCAAATTCTGCTATGAACCCGTTTAGTTTTACATCCTATGTGGGCCAGGATGATTATATTGAAAGATATTTGGCAGTAGGCAGGTAGGGTACATCCCCTTTTAATCTGTAATGGAAAGGATACCAATAGCCAAGGTTTTTATGTAGTTATTAGCATTATTGTAAGAGTTTACCCTTACTATTCATCAATATGaaacattaaattaatttatcTTTTAGACAGTCATAAACCCATGTTCGAAACAAATAACTGTGCAGCTATAGTGCAAACAAGTAGTTACTAAATCCTTGTGACCTTTACCAGCAGAGATGCTTCATATTATATTCATTTAAACACATCTAGACATAAATTAGGTAAATCCAAATAGTACTTGCACTCAGTCAAAACAAAAGGTGGTTTTGTAAATTAGGTAAAGGGCACCCAGCGATTGCTTTCCCATTATAAACACTGCTATTAAGCTCGTCAGTGACTGGGTAAGGGGCGATCCTTGTACAGGGTTATTTGCTCATAATTAAAGGAATCCAGACATCAGCCGATAGCCTAGATGTATAGACTCTGTATTTCTTCTGCTGATCAACGGTGTACGGCTGTGGTTTCTGGAAGCATAGTTCTGAAAGTAAGGTTAATCCGTGGTCGTCGGTCGTGGTATTCTTTGGGAACTCGATGCTGCAGAGAAATGGAGAAGCACAAACCACACGTATTAATTTTAAACACACAGGTTTGGGGGAGctcttaccgtatttttcgctccataagacgcacttttttcccctcaaaagtgaggggaaatgtctgtgcgtcttatggagcgaatataaagctttacttacctgtcttgtagcgtgggccggcttcacagcgcgcaccgcggtacaggaacttcaatttcaggttccggtttccggcgggactgaaaggaagtacgcactcagtgtgcacacttcctttcagtcctgccggaaaccggaacctgaaattgaagttccagtaccgcggtgtgcGCTGTAAGGccagcccacgctacaagacaggtaagtaattatgggacaaggggaggggaacagtatgggaggggggggggggggggaggagagaagactatgggaggggggaggagagaagactatgggaggggggaggagagaagactatgggaggggggaggagagaagactatgggaggggggaggagagaagactatgggaggggggaggagagaagactatgggacaggggagaaaaaaaaatattctgaacaaactgtcccatagtaagaaacactattggacagtttgttcagaatatttttttttctgggtttcttcctctaaaaactaggtgcgtcttatggagcgagaAATACGGTACTTCTAATTTTTGGGAACATGACAATCTCTTTCCTTAATCCTCTCAAGCTGGTTGGACATGTTGCAAGGGGGAGGGCAGAGAAGAAAAAccgtcattttttttgcattatttaaaaGAAATGATCACAAGCATTATAGCCTCTGTGTATATTATTTTGCAATGTATTCCGAGTCCGCTTTGGTTGGAAGCACCACAATGAAATTATAAAGAACCCGTCACCAATCTAAATGGTCTGATCAATATACCCCACGCTTCTCCAGATCATCAGTTAAATTCACCACAGCTTTTCCAGCACCAACATATTAGCAACACACTGAGTGGATGCTGCACACTGCATTGGGTCAATATGGGCAGTGTTGCTGGTTTGTAGGTGCAGTTCTAGAGCAGACACAATGTTTCTATGGGGTAGTCCGGGAAAAGACGATCATGCATTGGAAAGATTTTTGTATCAGGCGCTCACCTGCCAATCTTCCTGAGTAGCTCCTTCCATTAGTAACAATGTTCCATGAGCCAAAGGTATGTGAACACGCTCCACATACGTGTAGTCCCCATTCTCCTCCTGTAAGGCAGTAAATGCATAATTTACCCATATATCAATCTGCTTCAAGGACACTGGAGTGAGGGAAAAGTAACTATCACTTTCAGAGAagagacagttcctctttaaacccTCTTACTGATACCCACTAAGCCAATAATCCACGTATGTTAACATACAGTCACTTAACTAGCAAGATAGTGGAGCAcataacacaaacatacaaagctTCACCAAACAGTGCATTATGGTGATATGATAAAACACTGCAAAGATACGCTACAATAAacaattaatacaaaaaataaaaataaaaaacttggtATGTATTTTACGATTTGTCAATTTGCCATAACACTGTGTAGTAAATAAGCTCCAAGGGATTTTAAATGTGCCCAATTCTATCCTAGAAAATTCTACTTATCTCATTCACAATGCTCCCTGTTGAGTGCTTGTTAATATCACGAAATATACAATACGTGGGAGGCTACGTTTTGACTTATGTGCCGACACTGAGTGGGTGACAGATTTTTTTGCTTCTAGAAAGCGCTGTGAGTGTTGAACCCCTCCCGCAGAGTGACCCATTTACATGCAGACAGTGACATTAACTTGTGTAAGCAGGCGGAGGGGTCCCACTCAGTGTCACAGTGTGTGCGATTGACAAATAGATGGTTTGCTCCATCAGTTATGTCATACACTATAGTTTACATAATAGCAGCTCTGCTCAGGTTAGAACAGGAAGAATGAAGAGCGGATTGGATAATCactgaaaaaaaagaaaggcaCATTATATAAAATTGCAGAACCTGTCAAGAGATGCCTTGTTTAGGCTGTGATAAACTCCCATGATAAGGTATAAATATGCAGCTGTTCCGATGCTGTGGATTACTTCATTATAAGAACCACTGATTCTATTACTAAAGAGGAGGTGTGAAACAACAcactattatataatatattcacTGCAACACATCATTTTCTCATTACACTAAATACTCAACTGTTTATCTGTACAATAAGGCATGCAGTTATCCAGTCAAGAGGATGAtaatatagattgtaagctcatgtgaTCAGGTCCCCCCACATTTCTTGTTCCACCTTCACTTGTATGCCACTATTTGCTCATTTTAGTTCTTTTATCTGAGAGCTGTGTAGTATGCTGGCACTCTACATACCTGTTCACCCTCTCACCACTATTAAGTGGAAGTTAAGCTTTGGCAAGTTTAAGGTTACCCATGGCTGCTTACACCATTTAAATGCAGATTGGGAGGCTAGATGACACAGGCATTTATTTGCTCCTGGAGGTTCCAGGACCAGAGCCCCTGCCTGTGAGATGACCACTGACACAATAGCTAAGGTGCCAAATGTTTTTATTGCCTATATCAATATAGTGTCCCTAACCCAGAGATCACTTACAGGGGGTGGCTTTTTTCTCATCTGGAAGGTACGAGTGTCGCCCAGGCTGAGCGAAGCAATAACTGGATTTCTGCCAAGTGCTGGCTCATCGTCACTGTGCCAGTCTATGCTGTCCTTGTCATGTCTGTAGAGGTTGCAGAGTAAGGAGTTGAAGCTGTACCCGGTCACTTCTTCAATGCGATCTTTTAGCATTGTCAGCAAAGGATGCCACTGTTGATACAACGAAACATCATTCTGCAATAATATCAAAGCAAAAAAAGAAGGCAAGACAACAAAAGCAATAGGTGAGAAATTGTCAAAAGGCTTACGTGAGGGTTTGGCTGCATTGTAGAGCGGGAGTAAGTATATGGCAGTTCACCATACCAACATGTGAGCCTGGGCTCCTGGTACTGTCCATCTGACGAAGAAAAAATGAGTTAATTTGAGACCAACACTTAAATGATTATTTgtagaaaatgaaaaacaaaaaaacaaatctctGATATAACGGGATTGTCATTTTTAACAAAAGTGGAATCCGGTCTTTGGCAGTTGTTCGTAAGTCTCAGTACGAAGGTCATTGACATTTATTGTGAAGCCTCTGTTAAGGGACTCAGGGTGTGAGTGCAATTGGTGTGAGCCACCTGCAAACTAGTTATTTTTGGTTACTGCACCTAGTGAGCTAGCATGAACCCTCTGCTAAGTTGTGTGGACTTTCTGTAGCCTCCTTAACATCTCTAATAATGGGATGCTTTACTTTATCTTGGACGGCTGTTAATAGGCTAAACCCtccctgtgttaacctctaccacttcagctggaaggctattccatgcatccactaccctctcagtaaagtaatacttcctaatattatttttaaacctttgtccctctaatttaagactatgtcctcttgttgtggtagtttttcttcttttaaatatagtctccgcctttactgtgttgattccctttatgtatttaaatgtttctatcatatcccccctgtctcatctttccaccaagctatacatgttaagttcctttaacctttcctggtaagttttatcctgcaatccatgaaccagtttagtagcccttctctgaactctctctaaagtatcaatatccttctgaaaatacggtctccagtactgcgtacaatactccaagtgaggtctcaccagtgttctgtacaatggcatgagcacttccctctttctactgctaatacctctccctatacaaccaagcattctgctagcatttcctgctgctctattacattgtctgcctaccttcaagtcatcagaaataatcacccctaaatccctttcctcagatgttgaggttaggactctatcaaatattctgtactctgcccttgggtttttacgtccaagatgcattatcttgcacttatccacattaaatgtcaagttgccacaactctgaccatttttctagtttacctaaatcatttgccatttggcttatctctcctggaacatcCACCCTGATGTGCTGGCTCTGACCCCTTTGTGACACCATCAAAATTGTAGCTTTTTTGCCAatcattggctaaaatcagcacgggggcggggccaaatgccttTTTGGACAattaggacctcctcatagagatgcattaaatcaatgcacctctataaggaaaattcagcgtctccatgcagagcgtggggatgcttaaaggaaaactccagtgccaggaaaacgatccgttttcctggcactggagggtccttctccctcccaacccccaatccccggttactgaacgggtgaaaaccccttcagtgacttacctgaggcagcggcgatgtccctcgtcgctgtctccgcctccgcgacgctcctcctcttcattgcgtcggccggtgggcgagactgatctcgcccaccggccgaggggacctaatgcgcatgcgcagcaatgccgcgcatgcgcattacgtctccccataggaaagcattgaaaaatcatttcaatgctttcctatggggttttgagcgacgctggaggtcctcacacagcgtgaggacgtccagcgacgctctagcacaggtttcctgtgctagaacccaggaagtgacctctagtggctgtctaatagacagccactagaggtggagttaaccctgcaatgtaattattgcagtttataaaaaactgcaataattacacttgcagggttaagagtagtgggagttggcacccagaccactccaatgagcagaagtggtctgggtgcctagagtgtccctttaacgtcagggctgctttttcggcagcactgacccaggaagcacctccagtggccatctaaggagtggccacttggaggtgtccctagaggcaatgtaaacattatataAATTTGCAGAACCTGTCAAGAGATGTCTTGTTTAGGCTGTGAGAAACTCCCATGATAAGGTATAAATATGCAGCTGTTCCAAAAAAAGCcggaagggaactattatactcaccaaaacaactacagtaagctgtagttgttctgctgactatagtgtccctttaagctagatTTTAtgatatccttcacatacagggccaaccctccccctttcctgccttccctgtcttttctatataaagagtaccctggtattgcccccagtcatttttctcattatatcatgtctcagtaacagcgaccaaatctacattatcatttgccattattgccacaagttcatggatcttgttccctaaactgcgagcatttgtagacatgactctgagcttatcattttttaacacactcgcTACAATTACTTTCCGTccttgtttgggggggggggggggaggcaattggattgatgttttattacccttttgccccccccccccaatctactttaaatacatcctagcaaaacctcaaCTCacaagaacatttgttcccttttgagaaagatgcaaaccctcttttttgtacagtttatttccattccaaacagagctaccatgagaaatgaatcCAAGTCCTTGCTCCCAACACCATTCACGAAGCCAaaggttaaagtccctaatacgcagcctcctgtcgttctgagtgttatgcacaggcagaactgcagagaatgacagtgtggacacaacctgccgtatatcttTAGTTTTAGAGATGTTCACAAAAGCAGTTAACTTAACTGGAATCTAAGCGACCAGTACCCCTTAGTACTTCAATCTGCTAGCTAGGCTAGACAATTGGTATGAAGGAACAGTCTGTTTAAGCTACCCTATTATACACCTTAGTAAAATAACATCCCAGCCCCTAGCTAGCCTAGACACCACACCAGCAAAAGCATTTCATCACCCTTATCATACTCAGCCAGCCAAACAGCCTGAATGTGCCATACCTTTCCTCTGCAACATGACTCTAATGTTAAGTCTGTCGCTCTCTGTTTTTCACAGTGGAATGCAGGTTCTTGAGAAAAAGCTTATCGGTTAGCTACTTTCCTAGCTTGAACATATCGTGTTCTCActtgttttatacatttaaaaatatgtgcAGATGTTACCAACGCCATGTTTGTTTCCAGCTGTAATACTATACTGTTCTTGCACAAGCAAGCAATTATGTTACCttgtgcacatcaaaaataaagaattaaaaaaacaaacaaaaaataaataaaaaatcatcaGTTTTTCTTTAAGACAAGGCAGATGATCAAGTTCAAGTAACAGTTTCACGTGTAAACTACGCCATCTACTGGAAATTTAGgtgaaagacaaaacaaaaaaaatcacctgGTCCCATATTAGTTTTCTGATTCCAAGGGACTTCTTGAAGTAATTGTTCAAACATCCAGCCTGCTTCTTTGGGCTCAATAAACAAAGGGAACAGTCTAAGCCTAGGAGAAAACAACATGGTCCATTAGTCTGTAT contains:
- the ALKBH3 gene encoding alpha-ketoglutarate-dependent dioxygenase alkB homolog 3, whose translation is MEDKRRRARVQGAWAGTTRAVPRPAEDPVLKPQLKTNRPENPGRNFVYKEPTEAYRRAPEPRVIDVSGVHEISISSAGVSRLRLFPLFIEPKEAGWMFEQLLQEVPWNQKTNMGPDGQYQEPRLTCWYGELPYTYSRSTMQPNPHWHPLLTMLKDRIEEVTGYSFNSLLCNLYRHDKDSIDWHSDDEPALGRNPVIASLSLGDTRTFQMRKKPPPEENGDYTYVERVHIPLAHGTLLLMEGATQEDWQHRVPKEYHDRRPRINLTFRTMLPETTAVHR